From Salvia splendens isolate huo1 chromosome 16, SspV2, whole genome shotgun sequence, a single genomic window includes:
- the LOC121771156 gene encoding uncharacterized protein LOC121771156, with product MASKMLHSFLAKTKHLHARNNVIITTTRSNHHSALEEDVPAREWCEAAFLKMKKWSQSLKELDLIGGRLVNINNHSRVFDAKLEKKMHIFKSIGRELILLPSMQETLRSNSRNSSADQRCKELDYFCGPHEREALTVSSLTKVADMLSISAQQRKAVRKNIGPRVTQHKIWTGALSRILKGLKSEVELLNLRGTTSKEIMLSQQILAGCLKILESAMSYDVESSSWMRLPPTKGANATDSPKWGDALEMCTDLVSCLSDESELAFHVSKLELMKEGLFQLRDVFTLLMKEGIWCRRG from the coding sequence ATGGCCAGCAAAATGCTGCATAGTTTTCTAGCAAAGACTAAACATCTGCACGCAAGAAACAACGTGATTATCACGACTACTCGATCAAATCATCATTCCGCATTAGAAGAAGATGTTCCCGCTAGAGAATGGTGCGAAGCGGCTtttttgaagatgaagaaatgGAGCCAATCATTGAAAGAGCTAGACTTGATCGGTGGGAGGCTCGTGAACATCAACAATCATTCAAGAGTCTTCGACGCGAAGCTGGAGAAGAAAATGCACATTTTCAAGTCCATCGGTAGGGAGCTCATTCTGCTTCCATCGATGCAGGAAACACTGAGGAGCAACTCAAGGAATTCATCGGCTGATCAACGGTGCAAAGAGCTGGACTACTTCTGCGGACCCCACGAGAGGGAGGCGCTGACAGTGAGCTCGTTGACAAAGGTGGCGGACATGCTGAGCATCTCGGCTCAGCAGAGGAAGGCGGTGAGGAAGAACATCGGCCCACGGGTGACACAGCACAAGATATGGACGGGTGCACTCTCTCGGATACTCAAAGGATTGAAATCAGAGGTCGAGCTTCTCAATCTACGAGGAACAACGAGCAAGGAGATAATGCTGTCTCAGCAGATTCTTGCTGGCTGTCTCAAGATCCTTGAATCAGCAATGTCTTATGATGTTGAGTCTAGTTCGTGGATGCGCCTCCCACCCACAAAAGGGGCGAACGCGACAGATTCTCCCAAATGGGGAGATGCTCTCGAGATGTGCACTGATCTGGTCAGCTGCCTGAGTGATGAAAGTGAGCTAGCTTTCCATGTCTCGAAGCTTGAGTTGATGAAGGAAGGCCTTTTCCAGCTACGAGACGTGTTCACACTCTTGATGAAGGAAGGCATTTGGTGCAGAAGAGGCTGA